One genomic segment of Choristoneura fumiferana chromosome Z, NRCan_CFum_1, whole genome shotgun sequence includes these proteins:
- the LOC141427587 gene encoding pyridoxal kinase-like: protein MSEDIPRVLSIQSHVVHGYVGNKSAVFPLQVLGFEVDAINTVQFSTHTGYKHIKGNVLKNEEMEELIEGLILNEVDYYTHLITGYSRSPESLKQLAEIIKKLKQKNPQLIYVCDPVMGDNGKMYVPEDILPVYRDIVVPLADIITPNQFEAELMTGMPVKDLDGALKVIEALHQKGVKTVVLSSTELGDGDNIVAIASSKGEQYIIKMPKVDATFTGTGDLFAALFLAWSYKTNNNLKLTLERVIATLQNIVQDTYQKARGELDKLLLQT, encoded by the exons ATGTCTGAAGATATACCTAGAGTTCTTTCCATCCAGAGTCACGTAGTTCATGGATACGTGGGAAATAAAAGCGCAGTTTTCCCTTTGCAA gttttagGCTTTGAAGTAGATGCCATAAACACAGTACAGTTCTCCACACACACTGGCTATAAACATATTAAAGGCAATGTATTGAAAAATGAAGAAATGGAAGAACTGATAGAGGGACTCATACTGAATGAGGTTGACTACTACACACATCTCATCACAGGCTATTCAAGGTCACCTGAGTCTCTAAAGCAACTTGCTGAGATTATAAAAaagctgaaacaaaaaaatcctCAGTTAATTTATG TATGCGACCCTGTTATGGGTGATAATGGTAAAATGTATGTCCCAGAAGATATTCTACCTGTATACCGCGACATTGTAGTGCCACTGGCAGATATAATAACGCCTAACCAATTTGAGGCAGAACTAATGACTGGTATGCCTGTTAAAGATTTAGACGGAGCCCTCAAAGTAATAGAGGCATTGCACCAAAAAGGTGTGAAGACTGTTGTGCTGTCTAGCACAGAATTAGGTGATGGTGACAACATAGTTGCAATTGCCAGCTCAAAAG GCGAGCAGTACATCATTAAAATGCCAAAGGTTGATGCAACATTCACAGGTACGGGAGACCTGTTTGCTGCTTTGTTCCTGGCATGGTCTTACAAAACCAATAACAATCTGAAATTAACCCTGGAAAGGGTTATAGCAACACTGCAGAACATTGTGCAAGACACCTATCAGAAAGCCAGAGGTGAGTTAGATAAATTATTGTTGCAGACATAG